In Huiozyma naganishii CBS 8797 chromosome 5, complete genome, the genomic window AATATGTGGTCCTTGGACTCGTTTACTCTACCAAGCAGTAAGATAATTTGGGGTCCGTTGAAACAAAGTGTTGTCAGATCCGACGAGCTGATATTATCGTTCACGAACTATTTTGGATTACAAAGGTCCTATATTCAAAGGATAACGGAACGATTGGGCGGAGTCAGCACCACTTCCTTAACGAAAAGAAATACACATTTAGTGTCGCGGATGGCGATAGGCAAGAAGTTTGAACTGGCCAAACAGTGGGGCGGGCAACGTTGTAGAGTCGTCAACCATTTGTGGTTGGAGGAATGCTATAGACAGAAAAGAATAATGGATACTGAGGATCCCAGGTTCCAGAATTTCGAGGTTGGTAAAATGGGGTTGGATTTTAGTCTGGGCCAAATGAGTGATGCCACGGAAAACAAGGATATCGTACTACAGTTGCAGGATAGTGACAATGAGAGTCTACTAAACTGGAATGAAAGCGATAGCACAGCGAGTACAACAATACCTTCCCCAGTCAAGGAGACTTCACGGGGTGTCGATTTGGGAACAGACGCTGTAACAATGAGGAATATAGATGAGGACGACTTAGGAACCGCATCACCGGAGGAACTGGAAGTCGGTACCGCAAAACCGAATCCAACCACAAATATACCAGACGATCATAATGAGGGCACTGAAGATGTACCCGTCCATGGCGATGTTGTTGAGGAACATGTACCCGCTAGTATCCTACCAAATTACGCTGAAGATGGTGAGTTTGAGACTGCTCCTGACAAGTACGCTGATCTTTTCAGCAATTTATCACAAACTTCAGATGATCGTATGGGAGGTGTTGAGCAGGCGAAACCAAAGACTGAAGAGTTGACCACACCGATTGCCTCTAGACAAACTTTTGTGAAAAATACTGTACACGACCCTACCGGGGGGACACCAACTGCCTCCAAAAAAACATATGTCAAGACCACGACACAAGACCCTAATGCGGATACGCCTATAACACCACCAACAGAACCCGCTCTCTCTGGTGTAGGAAGACGACAAGCGCGTGCTGAAGCAGAGAAGCGGTTGCATACGGATATCGAGGCTCTTAACGCgttccaaaaaaattccaagagaaagaggatAGGTGATCTACTACCGGAGGAGATTGAGCAGTTGGAGTCTGTGAAAAGGGTCAACAATGAAGCGAGGGATATAGTTTGCCAACTCAATAAGGACAGCACAGTAGAGAGTGAaacttttttgaaaaccGTCAGGCATACGTACAGTATCGTTGCATACATCACTGGTTGTTTGGACGATATGACGGCCTTGGACAAGGCGATTCTGAAGCTTGTTGGGATAAAAATAGTGAAGCATGAGAACGAGCATGTGCGGCACTTGAACTGTATTGTTGCACCCAAAGTGATGCGGACTGCCAAATTCTTGATCAGTTTGAGCTTCAAACCGTTGAAATACGTCTTGCTACCACAATTTATAAGTGATGTGCTGAATGCGGTATCCAGGGGGGCATCTTTCCCACTGGACTTCGAACGGTACGTGATTCCGGGGTTTGACATGACACTAGTGGACAGGACATCCTTGCCCACTGCAGTGTTTGAAAGGGCGCATATCACACACGTCAACGTCATGGGGGACATCAGGGGCGGGTTCGATGTAATATCGCATATCCTCCAAAAGCACGGGGTCCAAGACATTCACAAATTGAGGTCGTTACCAGATGATACTTTGGTCGCGAACAACCATCACCGCAGAAGCAAGACCATCGTCTCCGGTAAGAAAACGATACACACGCCACCGCTTTGTGTCGTCATGGGCGCGAAGAAGTCGCAGGTGgccaagttgaagaaactgtgGACGCAGTCCAACGATTCCAACACGGAGGGACTTTTTGTCATCTCGTGGGACTGGTGTGTCGACACACTGTTCCGTATGGACGTGGACTACAGCAAATCGGAGCACGTACTTTTCAGTTCGTTATAGACAGCTATGCTAATATGAATATGTAAAGTGTTGCAAACATTCCGTGTACTTACAGAATGCTCGCAACAGTGGCGTATACAAACTCGTTATCGCCCGCCCAGCAATACCGTCTGTAACAACCCACCCCACGGTCACCCACAACCACCGCAGCACCAAGCGCGGCTACACGACCAACGGCCGGCTTAACTCCCTTCGACTGTCTCACAATCCCACCAACAGACATGCTAACGCTATGTATAAAGCTATACACGTATCTGAGGTACCGTACCGTCCAAGTTAACTGTCGATATGAGATGCTGTGACGGTTCGGTTCCCTTTATACTGCTCGATTCTGAGAAGAGGGGAAGGGTATCATGCGGCGCTATCATATTGCTGGATTCACGCTTTAGCGCCAAGATCCAACACCGAAGACGAGGGACCCTTCAAGACAGCTCTCGAGGATGCAAGAGCTGTTGCTTGTAGGGTCCCTCGACGGCAGTGTACTAGAGCAGCTTGGAATGATGGAGTCTCAGTTGAATGGTGATGGTCCCCAGGATGCTTTTGAAGTGGTGCTGGTGAGCGAGTTTGCGGACAAGTACGGTGTCTCGGACGCCGCGAGGCGGCGGTTCGGGGTGTGCAACCCTTCAGTGGAGAGAATCACGGAGGGGGAGTTCCGGCAGTGGGAAAGGCTGTTTAAGCGCGTGGTGCCACCGGTACCGCTGGCCAGAATGGGACCACCCTCATCCGTCGGTGTTGCTGTCTCTCAGGACCTGGAGGGCGATACGTTCCGGCCTCTGCTAAGCGCTTCGAGTGACCGAAGGCCCATTTCGGCAGCCAGGTATGTACTGTGCTCTGAGGACACGCATGTGCAAGGGCAGAGTGTCCCCTGCTACATTTTGGAGACGTCGCCGGCGCTGGAACCGCAGGGCGGTCCAGTGCAAGACAAGAGAAGCAGTCCGCCCGCGTCTTTCTTGCTCTACACGAGCGACACTTAGCTACTGGGAAAGAAGATTGGCTACTGTACTAGTGGTTTTTGCACAGGCGGTACGTACTAAGAAGGTTGCTACATCCAAGTGGTGTACTCAACTGTTACGGATGTGCATCGCCGCTCCTTTAAAGTGAAAAAAGTTGATATTAAGGCTTACGAAGAAAGGCCAAGATATCCATGTGACAAGGGTTCACGGTGTTTGCTGATCATTGTGGTAGGTGGTACAGGTCAATTTGGTTGAATCATAGTGTGGTGGTAGGGGTGTAGCTAGGATTTCTTGGAAGAAACGTACAGAAACCTGAATATGTTGGATAAATTTGATGCATTCATACAGGAAACAGATAGGCAGCTGGATGTAGACACGAGTACTCGGTCGCCCAGTTTGATGGGAAGGCGAGCCACATCTGCAGAACTTAAGGGCGGAATGGCGAATGGTACGGGCCTAGCGATATTTGGTCCCGGTGATGGTGACGTACAgacaaattcaaagtcGTCGACTCATGGGAACCCGAAGTCCCAAACAAGATACATTAGAAACCTGAATAATACAGGTAGCCATCCCATTgcacaacaacagcagcagcagcaacgtcAGCTGGTACATACAAGGGTGGAAAACATACAGGACCAGCCATTGGTAGTCGAACCGCAGGAGAAAGGCGGGGCTGAACTCGCTGAGGCACATATACCGACTTCGCCAAGTGCGCACAGGACGTATCTGCGATTGCGCGGGAAATCGCAGTTGAAATCTGCTGTAGTTAATAAGAGACGGTCGTTGATTCAGCCTATAATACCGCATATCGAGCCGGTACCGCAGGAGGCTATCACACATCAGGGGACAAACGTACACGGTGTTCAGGATCCGTCTTTGACTACCAATGCCCACAGCACTTCTATGGCCGGTTCAGAGAACGCGTTCCACTCAAGGACGAGCTCCTCAAGCTCCTTAATGTTAAACACAACCGATCAAACCAACAACCTATTGAAAACTTTGGCTAATAAAGAATTGGAACTGTTTGACAGTAAACGGAAAATTgaggatttgaagagacaGTTGGCAAACTGCGAGAAAACATACCAGCAGCAATCGAAGGATCTGCAACTGCTGAAGGAGAAAGTCTCGAAACGTATCAATACAACTAATGAACAATTGGAGAAACTCTCGTCGCAGTCTGCCATCACTCCTGAGAGAAACTTATCGCCACAACCacagaaacaaaaaccCATGGCGAACTCGGCATCCCCGATAGCGAGAAGAGTGCATAAGATGGAGGACTCGCCGAAGTTAGGGGAAGCGAACTCTGCCGCTGATGATTTTCAAGATATTGCGAAAGTGGGGTCATTTTCTCCCAGGATTAAACCCGAGGAGGTTTCTAAGTTGACAAGCTCTGATCGCAACAGTGTGGAGAGAGATAGTACTCTCTGGACCAAGCCACTGGCCattttgaaccagtttGACCAGATCCTGCAAAACGAACTGGAGAAATCTCTAAACTGGGATCACGATCCGGAGAGTTCAGAAACCCGTTTTATCGGAGGGATGAAGGCCAGCAGGGAAGGTAATTTTGATGACAGTCCCGTATCGGATAATGCATCATCCAATTCATCGTCTGACAAAGAAGGTAGGAACAGGCAGAGTGTCACCTCATCCATATGGAATTTTGTCAGCGATATGAAAACGGGGTTGTTGGGTATCGTGGAGGAGCCTTCTAAACCTGGAGAATCGGGGGCGAACAGCCCCTCTTCACCCGGAATAAAGGCTTTCAAAACTACAAAGAAGCACAGTGATCAAGACGTTGCTCATTCAACAGCTGTCGAGACGAATGGTAGTAAATCACAGAATAAGGCCAAATTTGATAGCAGCGCTGTCGAAATGTCAAGTTACATTTGAAGCTTTTGAGTAAACACCTGTGTCGAAAGCTGTTTGTGAATATTTAAACCCCTAATTGATCATATCTAGTACGTACATGTAAACGGTGAAACAATCTGCATTTTACTATACCTCGTCGACTTCGATAAAATCAGGCCCTATTGCACTGCCATCGTCCTTGGATATCAACTGTTTTTTATCCGGTTCAATGTCCACAGAACCTTGCTCAACTTTCCTCATTAACTGAATAAACTTAGAACTTGCGAGCGTCGGGTGTGCAGATTCCTCACTAAAGGAAACTATCTGTCTTGCCGTATCGCGAAACTCAACGGTTTCCTCCCTCATTATCCCCGGTGTACCAGAAGAGCCGCGCAACTGCTGCTCTAGGGCTTCGAACTCTTTATCCAACTCCTCTGAATCTAAGGTATTACAAGTAGTGACCGGTTCCATAGAATGCATCGCGTAACTGTGTGTTGGTGCATACATCGGGTAAGTCCTTTCCTCAAACCCAATATCAACGTTTCCAAAGTTGTACTGAGACAGTGGGGGTTGTCCCCTGGGGTGCCATGCCCTCTCTACTTTATTCCCATCATTCACGTTCAACTGTGCAAACTGGTCCACCCAGCCTTCAGATCTTGTCACCTCTGCACCCGGATACAACTGCGGCGTATCTTTTATAGGTGCAGGGGGTCCCTCTAAATGGTCCACTCTCCCAAAACCACGAGTTAGAAACTGATGTTCTCTGTTGGTGTTATTTGGCCCTAAACGACCCATCTGGTCCCTTCCCCTTGGCCTACCATCAGCAGcacttttcaaaattgtgTCAACGGTTGACAACTCCTTCAACGGATTAACTGAACAGTCCATTGTACTGTCTCTATTTGTTGGTATACGGGTCCCAGGAGTGGCCGAACAGCGGTTCCAAAGGTGTTGGGCCTCGTATCCCACCACTAAATATTCGCCCTTTTTATTCGGCATCGTCCAAAAAACAGAGTGCGGCGCTATCAGATGTTGGGCGAGAGTAATAAAGACGTACAATAGTAGTTTATAACTACAACGATATACCATTATAATACATTTAGAGTTCTACAATTACTTTTATATGTCGATTAAGTTCATGGaaaactgctgctgctgttgttgaggttgttgttgggCTGGTAG contains:
- the RTT107 gene encoding Rtt107p (similar to Saccharomyces cerevisiae RTT107 (YHR154W); ancestral locus Anc_5.94) — protein: MNSETFKHLNILVIDTAGSGNGERVKKLLQENGVNNCYTWRSNGSSTTGDSAKQFFKTEWGSKDLHFVVSDTTNFPFYRCAAFDYMIPVVTPDWVRHSLNSKKLAKTVLYSPDARHFLKDSVICLPRKNFKYTEYLLYSELIICMGGSHSEVLSSKTTHYICKTKDDPIMSKIADYINSKPDERKKWNFKVVYPMWIIHCFKKGQLVDNISNISCINANEHYDEDERCQDIWDEVLGIPFQEPKRFLQGHEFIIDIDLALARGPYTFLLQYVENCSGSIKHHLNSDEITSNVTADCFIAQSEKTSECQTSRRTTLMCGNLIWLFNMWSLDSFTLPSSKIIWGPLKQSVVRSDELILSFTNYFGLQRSYIQRITERLGGVSTTSLTKRNTHLVSRMAIGKKFELAKQWGGQRCRVVNHLWLEECYRQKRIMDTEDPRFQNFEVGKMGLDFSLGQMSDATENKDIVLQLQDSDNESLLNWNESDSTASTTIPSPVKETSRGVDLGTDAVTMRNIDEDDLGTASPEELEVGTAKPNPTTNIPDDHNEGTEDVPVHGDVVEEHVPASILPNYAEDGEFETAPDKYADLFSNLSQTSDDRMGGVEQAKPKTEELTTPIASRQTFVKNTVHDPTGGTPTASKKTYVKTTTQDPNADTPITPPTEPALSGVGRRQARAEAEKRLHTDIEALNAFQKNSKRKRIGDLLPEEIEQLESVKRVNNEARDIVCQLNKDSTVESETFLKTVRHTYSIVAYITGCLDDMTALDKAILKLVGIKIVKHENEHVRHLNCIVAPKVMRTAKFLISLSFKPLKYVLLPQFISDVLNAVSRGASFPLDFERYVIPGFDMTLVDRTSLPTAVFERAHITHVNVMGDIRGGFDVISHILQKHGVQDIHKLRSLPDDTLVANNHHRRSKTIVSGKKTIHTPPLCVVMGAKKSQVAKLKKLWTQSNDSNTEGLFVISWDWCVDTLFRMDVDYSKSEHVLFSSL
- the KNAG0E00580 gene encoding uncharacterized protein (similar to Saccharomyces cerevisiae REC104 (YHR157W); ancestral locus Anc_5.89), with translation MQELLLVGSLDGSVLEQLGMMESQLNGDGPQDAFEVVLVSEFADKYGVSDAARRRFGVCNPSVERITEGEFRQWERLFKRVVPPVPLARMGPPSSVGVAVSQDLEGDTFRPLLSASSDRRPISAARYVLCSEDTHVQGQSVPCYILETSPALEPQGGPVQDKRSSPPASFLLYTSDT
- the TDA11 gene encoding Tda11p (similar to Saccharomyces cerevisiae YHR159W; ancestral locus Anc_5.87); protein product: MLDKFDAFIQETDRQLDVDTSTRSPSLMGRRATSAELKGGMANGTGLAIFGPGDGDVQTNSKSSTHGNPKSQTRYIRNLNNTGSHPIAQQQQQQQRQLVHTRVENIQDQPLVVEPQEKGGAELAEAHIPTSPSAHRTYLRLRGKSQLKSAVVNKRRSLIQPIIPHIEPVPQEAITHQGTNVHGVQDPSLTTNAHSTSMAGSENAFHSRTSSSSSLMLNTTDQTNNLLKTLANKELELFDSKRKIEDLKRQLANCEKTYQQQSKDLQLLKEKVSKRINTTNEQLEKLSSQSAITPERNLSPQPQKQKPMANSASPIARRVHKMEDSPKLGEANSAADDFQDIAKVGSFSPRIKPEEVSKLTSSDRNSVERDSTLWTKPLAILNQFDQILQNELEKSLNWDHDPESSETRFIGGMKASREGNFDDSPVSDNASSNSSSDKEGRNRQSVTSSIWNFVSDMKTGLLGIVEEPSKPGESGANSPSSPGIKAFKTTKKHSDQDVAHSTAVETNGSKSQNKAKFDSSAVEMSSYI
- the KNAG0E00600 gene encoding uncharacterized protein (similar to Saccharomyces cerevisiae PEX21 (YGR239C) and PEX18 (YHR160C); ancestral locus Anc_5.86), whose translation is MVYRCSYKLLLYVFITLAQHLIAPHSVFWTMPNKKGEYLVVGYEAQHLWNRCSATPGTRIPTNRDSTMDCSVNPLKELSTVDTILKSAADGRPRGRDQMGRLGPNNTNREHQFLTRGFGRVDHLEGPPAPIKDTPQLYPGAEVTRSEGWVDQFAQLNVNDGNKVERAWHPRGQPPLSQYNFGNVDIGFEERTYPMYAPTHSYAMHSMEPVTTCNTLDSEELDKEFEALEQQLRGSSGTPGIMREETVEFRDTARQIVSFSEESAHPTLASSKFIQLMRKVEQGSVDIEPDKKQLISKDDGSAIGPDFIEVDEV